TCGCAGTCGACGTCGAGGAACTTCCCGTGCCGGTGCACCCCGTCGACCGGGGCGCCGGAGAGCGCCTGCGGCGGTGGGTCGACCGTCTTGAGGACGGTGAAGGAGGCGAGCTCCAGCGCCTCGACCGCGTGCCCGCGCAGCCGCTCGTCGAGGAAGTCGACGAGTCCCTGCACCTCGGGCAGCTCAGGCATCGCGTCGCTCCGCAGGTGCGATCCCGAGGGCCTGGCGCATCTGCTCCAGCATCGTGTAGCCGTCCGCCGCATGGCAGATCGGTAGCTGGACCCCGACGTGCTGCTCGTAGGCGTCGGTCGCGATCGGGGTGAAGTGGCTCAGCAGCTGCTCGGTCGCGGACAGCACCCGGATACCGATCGCCCGCACGCGGTCGGGACGCTGCTCGGCGAACTCGCCGTAGATGCTCGGGTCGTGCTGCCCGTCGTCACCGATGAGCACCCACCTCACCTCGGGCAGCTCGCGCGCCAGCCGGTGCAGGCAGGCGCGCTTGTGGTCCTGGCCCGAGCGGAACCAGCCGGTGTTGGTCGGACCCCAGTCGGTCATGAGCATCGGTCCGAGCGGGTAGCCGGCCCGACGCAGGAACCGGGTCAGCGGTGGCACGGCGTTCCACGCGCCCGTCGAGACGTAGATGATCGGCGCGTTCGGGTGCTCCCGCAGCAGCTCGCGGTACATCGTCGCCATGCCCGGCACGGCCCGGCGGGTGCCCTCGTGACGGAAGAAGGTGTTGTACGCGGCGATCATCGGCCGCGGCATCGTCGTGGTGATGATGGTGTCGTCGATGTCGGAGACGATGCCGAAGGTCTCCTGCGGGTCGACGATGAAGACCGCCGCCGTCGTGTCCGCGGCCCGGGGCGAGGAGACGTGCAGGTGGTGCCAGCCCGGCGCCAGGTCGTGGCCGGTGATCGTCAGGTCGAGGATGCCCGACCGGTCCACGCGGGTCCGGAACTCCTTCTCCCCGACGGTCACGGTGACCGGCTCGCCACTGGCCGGGGTGGCGAAGAAGAAGCGCCACCCCCTTCGCTCGTTGTCGGCGGTCCGCAGCTCCAGCCAGGTCGCCCGCGCATCGGCCGCGGCGGGCGCGTAGGGGCGGCGGGTCATCAGGACCCGGCCGAGGACGCGGACCCGGTCGACGCTGCCGTATCCGGTGTGGGCGAGCACGCGTGTGCCCCAACCACGGCGACGCATGGCGCCCGCCACTTGGCGGTGCCAGGCGTCCTCGATGATCGCGGCGAAGTGCGGTCTCGGCATGGTCCCGAGCCTAGGGGAGGATGGCCGGGTGAGTGACCCGACGAAGGGGGAGGTCCGTCACCTCGACATGGTGTCGATGGGGTGCCGGTGGGTGCTCGACGTGTCCGAGCTCGACGAGGCCCCTGCCGCGGAGACCGCCGCCCGGTGGCGGCGGTGCATCGACTTGGCCGGCCGGAGCACACCGATCCTCGACGACGAGCCGCAGACGGTCCGCGCCACGGCCACCCGACAGTCCTACGACCTCTCCCGCGAGCTGACCCGCACGGGCCTGGTGCGACTGCGCGGCCGGGTCACCCTCCTGCACGCGGCGGCGCTCGCCGACGACTCGGGGCGTGCGCTCGCCCTCGTCGCCCCCTCGGGCGGCGGCAAGTCGACCGCCACGCGGGTCCTCGGCCGAGCGTTGGGGTACCTCTCGGACGAGACACTCGTGCTCCTCGAGGACCACGCGATCGCCCCCCACCCCAAACCGCCCTCCCTGGTCGTCGACCCGGCCGACCGCTGGCGCAAGCACGAGCCGTCGCCGGACGAGCTCGGACTCGGCCCGACGCCCGGGCACGCCCGGCTGGCACGGCTGCTCACCCTCGATCGCGACACGGACGTCACCGAGCCGTCCATCGAGCCGGTCGGCCTGATCGACCAGCTCCTCGCGGTGCTGCCCGAGACCTCCTCGGCCTGGCTGGTGCCGGACGGCCTGGACCGGCTGGCCCGCGCGGTCACCGTCGGCGGGGCACCGGCTCGGATGCGTTACGCCGAGGTCGACACCTGCCACGACCTGGTGCGCGAGCACCTGGCAGCGCCCGGGACGGCGCCACCGATCTGGGAGCACCTGCCGCCCGACGCGACGGAGCAACTGACCACAGAGCAGGTCACCGGCGCGGACCCGGCGACCTCGCAGGTGAGCGGCGCCGACCTGGACGGGGCGGACCGCCTGGTGCGGGCGCCGTGGTCGGATGCCATCGCGCACGACGGCGAGGTGCTCGTGCTGGCCGGGCCGCGCCCCCTTCGTCTGGCCGGCGCCGGGGCCGCCCTCTGGCTGGGTGCCCGCCCCGGGCACACCCTCGACGAGCTCACCGACGTGGTCGTCGCCGAGCTCGGGGAGCACCCCGACAGCGGCGCCCTCGTCCGCGCCGCGGCCGCTGACCTGCTGCGCCACGGGGTGCTCGCGCTAGCGTGAGGCCATGATCCTGATCGTCGTGAAGTACAAGACCAAGCCCGAGTGGACACAGCAGTGGCCCGAGCTCGTCACGGAGTTCACGCAGGCCACCCGCGCCGAGCCGGGGAACATCTTCTTCGAGTGGAGCAAGAGCCTCGAGGACGAGCACGAGTGGGTGCTCGTCGAGGCCTTCCAGGACGACGCGGGCGAGGCCCACGTGACCAGCGACCACTTCGCCAAGGGCCTGGCGGCCATGAAGCCCGCCCTCGCCGAGACCCCGCGCATCATCAGCCGCGTCGTCGACGGCTCCGGGTGGGAGGAGATGGGCGAGCTGCGGGTCGACTGACGCCTCGTGAGCCCCTCGAATATCGGGTGACCCGATATTCGTCTGGTTCACCGGAGTATCGAACTCCTGCGAACCCCAAGAAACTCCAGCCAGGCGGGTGCTCAGCCCTGGACGAAGGGGGCGACCCGCTCCTTCGGGCGGCCGATGATCGCCCGGTCGTCCTTGACGATGACGGGCCGCTGCATCAGGCGGGGGTGCTCGACGAGCACGGCGACGACTTGGTCGACCGTGGCGACGTCAGCGTCGGTCAGGCCCTGGTCCTTGAAGAAGGAATCCCGGCGCACGAGGTCGCTCGGCTCGTCCTCGAGCTTGCCGATCAGCTCGCGCAGGGCCGCCTCGTCGAGGGGCTCCTTGAGGTACTGGACGACCTCCGCCTGCGCGCCGGACGCGTCGAGGGTCTCGAGGGCGGAGCGGGAGGTCGAGCACTTCGGGTTGTGCAGCACGGTGAGGTCACTCATGCCCGCCACGGTAGCGCTGCCTACCGGGCCTGATAGACCGTGACCGTCTCCTCACCGGCGGCGCCCGCGCTGATCACGGCGAAGCGCTCGGCGGTCCCGGACGGGTCGAGCGCCTTGATGACCCGCACACCGTCCCACTGGCCGTCGACCGACCACGCCTGCTCGCCCGTCTCGGGATCGAGCGCGGTGAGGCCGTCCTCGTCGGCGACGAGGAGGTGCTCGCCGTCGCAGGAGATGGCCGCGTCGCCCGAGAGGGGGCGCTGCCACAGCTCGCTGCCGTCGTCGAGCGCTCGCATGGACACCGCGTGCGCCGACTCGTCCTCGGTCAGGGCGACGGCGCCACCACACACACTGCTCAGTGCCGTGCCGGCGGGGACGGTCCACAGCGGCTCCTCGTCCACGTCCCCGGCCGGGAGCATCTTGGTGCGGCCGGCGTCGAGCAGGAAGCGGTAGTCCGCAGCGCTGCCGTCGTCGACGAAGGAGTGCACGGACTCGCTGAGCCCGGTGAGCGCGTCGGCGTTGTCGGCGGACATCGTGACGCGATCGCCGGTCTCCGCGGACAGGGCGAAGGGCTCACCGTCCTGCGAGGTCACGTGGGTGATGACGATCTGGTCGCCCAGGCGGTAGGTCTCGCTGAGGATCCCGTTGCCGATGCTGGCGGGGGACTGGTGGTGCCAGACGATCGACCCGTCGGCGGCGATCTGTGCGGCGTGCACCGAGGCCGTCCGGGTCCTGGCGTCGTCCTCCTGGACGAGGACGCTCACGTGGTAGGCGTCGCCGCGACGCTCCGCGCTCATCCCGACGATGCTCGACTCCTCGGGGGCGGGTGCCTCGACGAAGGGGGCTCGCGCGACCTGCTCACCGTTCTCCGCCGAGATGGTGCGGAAGGCGTACTGGCCGGGCCCCGTCTCGACGCAGACCAGCGACTCGGCGCTCCCGCCCAAGCAGATCTCGCCGGCGTCGGCCTGTCCCGGCGGGACTGGCGCGGAGTTCGACCACGCCGTCGTGCCGGTGGTCAGATCGAGCGCGGTGCGGAAGGCGTGGCGGCCCTCCCTGCTGTTGCTCCCGACCGTCCCTTCGGCCACGACGGTGTCGGTGCTCAGCGGTCGCCAGGTGACCACGCACGCCGACTCTCGGCACTCACCCCGCGGGTCCATCTCGGCAACGGGGAGGGTGAACAGCTCCTTGGGGGCACTGCCCATCGACGCCAGCAGGTCGTGGGTCGGCGGGCGGCCGGTGTCGCGGATCGCATCCACGCGCTCCTGCGCCTGCACTGCCTGCTCACCCTGCGGCGCGGGCTCGTCAGCACCGACGAGGCTGCACCCGGTGAGGACGCCGACGGCCAGGACAGCGCCGATCGCGCGGATCCGCGATGTGTGCGTCATGCCAGCAAGGTCCTCTCCGGTCTGTCGGTTCGCGTTGCTCAGGCGTCGGCGTAGTCGACGACGACGGCCGCGTGGTCGCTGACCCGCGTGTCAGCGCTGGCCGGTCGATCTGTCCCGGCGGTCACCGCACGCGTGGCCAGCGACGGCGTCGCCAGGTGGTAGTCGATCCGCCAGCCGGTGTCCCGGTCGAAGGCGCCACCCATCCACGACCACCATGACATCGGGCCGTCCGCGTCGGGGTGCACGCGCCGCACGACGTCCACGAGCGTGCGCGGCGAGGTGATCGAGGAGAACCACTCCCGCTCCTCGGGCAGGAAACCCTCGGACTTGGCGTTCCCCCGCCAGTTGGTCAGGTCCTGACGGGTGTGGGCGACGTTGAGGTCGCCCAGGAGCAGGAACTCCCGGCCGGCTGCCTTCGCTGCCTTGCGGGAGCGGTCGAGCTGCCGGGCGAACGAGGCGAGGAAAGCCATCTTGCGGTCGTACTTCGCTCCGCCGTCGGGCTGCTCACGACCACCCGGCTTCTGCAGGTGGGCCGGCAGACCCCCCTTCGGCAGGTAGAGCGAGGCGACGGTCACCGGCGGGGAGTGCGGAGTCGACACCAGGTCGACTTCCACGTACCTCCCCTCGGAGGCGAAGGGGGAGAGCCCTCGCGCCATCGTCCCGGGCGGGGAGGGCTCACGGTGGGTGTGCTCCTCGCCGGGCGCACGCATCAGCACCTCGCCGTCCCAGGTGCGCACCGCGGCAGGACGCTCGCGGGTGAGCACGGCGACACCGTTGCGCCCGGCGACGTGACCGGGCTCGTAGGTCAGGTGGTACCCGCCGAAGACGCCCTCCGGCAGCTTGTCCGGGGAGCAGCGGACCTCCTGCAGGGCGACGACGTCCGGGTCCCGCTCGGCGAGCCAGGACTCGAAGCCGCGGCGCTGCGCCGCCCGGATGCCGTTGACGTTGAAGGTGGCGACGCGCATGCGGGCCGGGTCAGGCGCCGATCGCGGCGAAGTCGTCCGCGGTGGGCTTGGCGGTGATGTCCTCGTGCTCGGTGTGCTTGGTCAGCCACTTCTTGACGTAGGGGCAGATCGGGATCACCGTCAGGCCCTCCTCTCGGGTGGCGGCGATCGCCTCGGCGACGACGATCCCGGCCAGGCCCTGCCCGCCGAACTCCTCACCGATCTCGGTGTGGAAGAAGATCCGGTGTCCGTCCCGGTCGAGGAACTGGGCGAACCCGGCGACGGTTCCGTCGCTGGTGATCTCGAACCGGTCCGGGTTGCTCTCACGGGTCACGGAGGTACTCATGGAGCCCACTGTGCCACGCGCCCAACGTGTGAGGGACGTCACTTCCGCGGATTCATGGGGCTGTGATGACCTTCTCACCCACGGGACCGGCATTCGGATCCAGCGCCCTGGCCGCTACCGTGTCCCTCCTGAACCTGCCCCGACGACGATGGAGATCTGCATGTCCGCTCCCGCGCTCCACCCCCTCTTCACAAGCCATTTCGATGAGGTGATCGCCCGCAACCCCGGTGAGAAGGAGTTCCACCAGGCTGTCTACGAGGTGATGTCGTCGCTGTCGCCGATCGCCGGCCGGGTTCCCGAGTACGCCCAGTGGTCGATCATGCAGCGCATCTGCGAGCCGGAGCGCCAGATCATCTTCCGCGTCCCGTGGACGACCGACACCGGCGAGGTCCAGATCAACCGGGGCTTCCGCGTCGAGTTCAACTCCGCGCTCGGACCGTACAAGGGGGGTCTGCGCTTCCACCCGAGCGTGAACCTGTCGATCATCAAGTTCCTCGGCTTCGAGCAGGTCTTCAAGAACTCCCTGACCGGCATGCCCATCGGCGGTGGCAAGGGCGGCTCCGACTTCGACCCCAAGGGTCGCTCGGACCAGGAGATCATGCGCTTCTGCCAGTCCTTCATGACCGAGCTCTACCGCCACATCGGCGAGTACACGGACGTCCCCGCCGGCGACATCGGCGTCGGCGGCCGCGAGCTCGGCTACCTCTTCGGCCAGTACAAGCGCATCACCAACAGCTACGAGTCCGGCGTCCTCACCGGCAAGGGCCTGTCCTGGGGTGGCTCGCAGGTGCGTACCGAGGCGACCGGCTACGGCACCGTCTTCTTCGCCCAGGAGATGCTCAAGGAGAAGGGCGAGTCCCTCGACGGCAAGACCGTCGTCGTCTCCGGCTCCGGCAACGTCGCGACCTACGCGGTGGAGAAGATCCACCAGTTCGGCGGCAAGGTCATCGCCGTCTCCGACTCGGGTGGCTACGTGGTCGACGAGGACGGTATCGATCTCAAGCTGCTCCAGGAGATCAAGGAAGTCCAACGCGGCCGCCTGACCGACTACGCCGAGGCCAAGGGTGGCGCGGTGCGTCACGTCGAGAACGGCGCGATCTGGGATGTGGCCTGCGACGTCGCCCTCCCGTGCGCCACGCAGAACGAGCTGTCCGAGGAGCACGCCCACGCACTCGTCAAGAACGGCGTGCAGCTGGTCGCCGAAGGCGCGAACATGCCCTGCGTCCCGGGTGGGGTCGAGGTCTTCCGGGAGGCCGGCGTCCTCTACGCACCAGGAAAGGCCTCCAATGCCGGGGGTGTTGCCACCTCCGCCCTGGAGATGCAACAAAACGCCAGCCGTGACTCCTGGGGGTTCGAGGAGACCGAGGCGCGTCTCGAGGACATCATGCGCGACATCCACCGCAACTGCGTCGAGACCGCGGACGAGTTCGATGCCCCCGGTGACTACGTCACGGGCGCCAACCTCGCCGGGTACATCAAGGTCGCGGACGCGATGGTGGCGCAGGGCGTCATCTGATCTGCTCGTCCCCTCAACGAACTGCGGCTGGCTCTACTTCGTAGGGTCAGCCGCAGCTCGTGGTCAGCCACGACCTTCGCCACCTGTAGACTGATTCCAGCAGTCGCCCAGTTCTGCAGCGTGCTGCTCCTCTTCTTGCACCGATGCCAACGCGCCGCGACCGCCCTGTGCGGGTCCGCGCCGGGCAGAACCGAAGCATCACGACTCCGTTTGGAGCACCCCTTCGTGACCACCACGTTCGCCGACACCGGCGTACCCACCGTCCTGACCTCGATCCTCGAGAAGGACGGCATCACCACCCCCACCCCCATCCAGGCCGCGACGCTGCCGGACTCCCTCGCCGGACGCGACGTCCTCGGCCGTGGGCGCACCGGGTCGGGCAAGACCCTGGCCTTCGTGCTGCCGATGCTCGCCCGCCTCGCGGCCAGCAAGCAGCGCCCGCAGAGCAAGCGGCCCCGCGCCCTCATTCTCGCGCCGACTCGTGAGCTGGCGACCCAGATCGACGAGGCTCTCACCCCCTTCGCCAAGGCGCTCGGCATGCGCAGCCGCACCGTCTTCGGTGGCGTCGGCCAGAACCCCCAGGTCACCGCGATCGGCAAGGGTGTCGACGTCGTCGTGGCCTGCCCCGGCCGCCTCGAGGACCTGATGAACCAGGGCCACGTCAACCTCGACTCGATCGAGATCACGATCCTCGACGAGGCCGACCACATGGCCGACCTCGGCTTCCTCCCCGCGGTGAAGCGCATCCTCGACAAGACCCCGCGCGGCAGCCAGCGGATGCTCTTCTCCGCCACCCTCGACGGAGCGATCAACCAGATCGTCAAGCGCTACCTCGAGAACCCGAAGACCCACGAGGCCGACTCGGCGCAGTCCCCGGTCGCGAAGATGAGCCACCACGTGCTGCACATCCAGTCCACGCAGCACATGCAGGTCCTCACCGACCTCGTCGCCGCCCCCGGTCGCAAGGTCGTCTTCACCCGCACCAAGCACCGCGCCAAGCGGATGGCCCGCCAGCTCAACGCCGCCGGTGTCCCCGCGGTCGAGCTGCACGGCAACCTCAGCCAGGGTGCCCGCACCCGGTCGATGGACGCCTTCCACTCCGGCGCGGCCCAGACCCTCGTCGCGACGGACATCGCCGCCCGCGGCATCCACGTCGACGACGTCGCCCTGGTCATCCACGCCGACCCGCCGGTCGAGCACAAGGCCTACCTCCACCGCTCGGGCCGCACCGCCCGCGCGGGCGCCGAGGGCACGGTCGTCACGCTGATGACCGACGAGCAGGTCCGCGACGTGCGTGACCTCACCCGCAAGGCCGGTATCAAGCCGACGACGACGAAGGTGACCGCGGGTCACGAGCTGCTCAGCGAGCTCGCCCCCGGTGAGCGGTCCTTCCCCGGCGGCTTCGTGTCCGCTCCCCAGCAGCAGGGCGGTGCGAAGGGGGGTTCCGGCGGTCGTGGCGGCTCCGGTCGTGGCGGCTCCGGTCGTGACGGCAATGGCCGCGGTGGCCAGGGCGGCAGTGGCCGCAGTGAGCGCGGCGGCGCCGGTCGCAACCGGAACCAGGGCCGCGGAGGCTCCGGCGGTCGCGGTGGTCAGTCCCGCGGCTCCGGTCAGGGTCGCAGTGGCGGTTCGCGTCAGGGCAACGCCCGCGGCGGCAGCGTCGTCGCCTTCTCCAGCAGCAGCACGGGTCGCAACCGCTGACCCTGTGCACACGAAGGACTCCTGGTGCGGATCAGCCGAGAAATCGGCCTCTTCCGCTCCAGGAGTCCTTTTTGTGCACGGGCCTCAGCCGAAGACCGACACCGTCTGCCGGCTGATCGCGACGAGCCGGCCGTCCGGGTGCCAGATCCGCGCGTCGGTGTGGGCGTACCCCTCGGCGGCGTGATCGGTGTGCACGGCGTAGGCCCAGTGCGTGTCCGGCTCGGCGGCGACCTCGTCGACCAGCTCGAGGGTCCAGGTCATGCTGCTGCCGGGTGCGGGAGTGGCCAGCATCTGGATCACCGCCGGCGGCCAGGAGTCGGCGAGGCTGACGAAGTGTCGCTCGTCGAAGGTCGGCGGCGCCTCCCGGAAGCGCATCCAGCCGGTCATGTGCGAGGTCGTCGTGTCCGAGTAGGGCACACCACCGTCGGCCAGGCGCATCTCCACGTGCTGGAAGAAGTCCGGGGTCGCCCCGGAGATGTACGGCAACGGGTCGATCGTCATCGGCTCGGGAAGCTGCGGCATCGCCATCGAGGACGACACCCGGATCGCGGACTCGCGGGGGGCGCCGAAGGCCGCCAGCGCAGCCGCCACCACCGACTCCCCCTGACGCAGCGTCACCAGCCCCTGCGTCGCGCTCTTGCCGGAGCGCAGGATCTGCACGTCGGCCGCTGCATCGCCGGGCGTGACGGGCCCGACGAAGTTGACGGTGATGCTGCGCAGCGGCGCCGGCGTGGGCAGCCGGGCGCGCAGGGCCGAGTGCATCAGGCCGGCGACGAGCCCGCCGTAGGTGGCCCGACCCTGGCCCCAGCCCTCCTGGACGTGGACGGTGCCGGTGGCGGCCTGGTCGAGCATCTCCTGCAGGGTCATGGGCTCACCCTAAGCAGGCGTCAGGAGTCGCGCTCCAGCTGTGCCCGGTACCCCTCGCGGAAGGTCGGGTACTGCAGGTGAAAGCCGCTCTCCCGCAAGCGGGTGTTGATCATCCGGCGCACGCTGGGCTCGGTGCTCCCCGACGGTGCCGGCCGCGGCAGCCCGAGCTCGTCGGCGAGGAAGTCCCGCACGGCGCCGGCCGTCGACGGCTCGTCGTCGGTGCCGACGTACAGCGGCTCCGGGTCGGCGTCACGGGTGAGCAGGTGGACGATCGCCGCGGACGCGTCGTCACGGTGCATCCGGTTCGTCCACCTCCCCGGGTCGGGGTTCTCGCCGCGCCGCACGCCGTCGATCATCCGGGTGCTCGTGCCTCCGTACAGACCGCTGAGCCGCAGGACCGTCCCCTTCGTCATGTCGCGGAAGAGACGCTCGGCCTCGAGCAGGACCTCGGCCCGTCCGGTGGCCGGCGCGGGTTCGCTGTCCTCGTCGAGGTCGCCGGGGAGATCACCGTAGACGCTCGTCGAGGAGATGAGCACGGCCCGCTGCGGGGTGCCGGCGCGCAGCACGGCGTCGAGCCCGCGGCGCATCGCCTCGACGTAGGTGTGCCGGTAGCCGGACTCGTCGCGCTGGTCCGGCGCGAGCGCGACGAGGAGCAGGTCGGCGGGCAGGTCCGGCAGATCGTCGGTGGCGAGGTCGGCGGAGACCCCGCAGATCTGCTCGGGCAGCGCGGAGACGGTGCGCCGGACACCGGTGACGTGGTGTCCGGCGTCGGCGAGGGCGGTCCCGACGCGGATCCCGAGGTCACCGGCGCCGATGAGCACGACACGAAGGGGGAGAGTCACCCCTGCAGCGTGCCACGGCTCCTAGGGTGTCGCCATGACGAACCCTGACCCGCTGACCGTGTGGGACGAGGCCGCGCAGGACCTCCTCGCCCTCGTCCACGAGTTGTCCGACGAGGAGTGGGACCGCCCGGCGCTCCCCGGTTGGACCGCCCGGGACGTCCTCGCCCACGTGGCCCACCTCGAGTCCGAGGCGGCGGGCTTCGAGCAGCCGGCAGGCGGTCGGGTCGTGGTCGAGCCGGGGCGCAACCGGCCCATGCCGACCGAGGTCACCGAGGCCGGGGTCGCGGCCCGCCGTGACCGGTCCGTGGAGGACCTGCTCACCGAGTTCGAGCGGGCCTGCGTCGTGCGTCGCGAGGCCATGACGAACGTCGACCGGAGCGACCCGAAGGCGCCTGCCCCCGGTCTCGCCGGCGAACTGGGATGGGATCTGCGGACCTGGCTGACCAACCGCCCCATCGACCTGTGGGTGCACGAGCAGGACATCCGGCGCGCGACCGGCCGGCCGATGGTCACCACGAGCGCCGGCGCGGCCCACGTCGCCGCCGTGATGACCGCGGCCTTCCCGGCCGCCCTGCGCAAGCTGCCCGCCGGTACCTCCGTCGTCGCCCACGTCACCGGACCGCAGGGCCGGGTCCTGGCCGCACGGGTCGGCGAGGACGGGCGGGCCGCTCCCGTCGACCCCGCCGACGGGAGCGACGTGACCCTCGAGATGGACGATGCCACCTGGCTGCGACTCACCGGTGGCCGGATCGCGCCCGCGGACGCCGCGGTCGTGGTGACCGGCGACGCGGACGTCGCCGCGCAGGTGCTGCGGCGGCTCAACGTCACTCCCTGAGGGTTGTCGGCCGACGGGCGTAGCGTGGGCGACATGCAGCATCGATACCTCGGCAACAGCGGTCTGAAGATCTCCGAGATCGCCTACGGCAACTGGCTCACCCACGGCTCACAGGTGGAGGCCGACGCGGCGAAGGCGTGCGTGCGGGCGGCGCTCGACCACGGCATCTCGACCTTCGACACCGCTGACGTCTACGCCAACACCGCCGCGGAGACCGTCCTCGGACAGGCGCTCGCGGGGGAGCGGCGCGAGTCCCTGGAGATCCTCACCAAGGTCTACTGGCCGACCGGTCCCAAGGGCCCCAACGACTCCGGCCTGTCCGCCAAGCACATCCGCGAGTCGATCGACGGCTCCCTGCGCCGCCTGCGCACCGACTACGTCGACCTGTACCAGGCGCACCGCTTCGACACGGAGACGCCGTTGGAGGAGACGATGCAGGCCTTCGCCGACGTGGTGCGCTCCGGCAAGGCGCTGTACATCGGGGTCAGCGAGTGGACCGCTGACCAGATCCGTCAGGGGCACGCCCTGGCCCGGGAGCTGGGGATCCGCCTGGTCTCCAGCCAGCCGCAGTACTCCATGCTGTGGCGGGTCATCGAGGGCGAGGTCGTCCCGACGAGCCAGGAGCTCGGCCTCTCGCAGGTCGTGTGGTCCCCGATCGCGCAGGGGATCCTCACCGGCAAGTACCAGCCCGGTCAGCCGTTGCCCGAAGGGAGCCGGGCGGCCCACGAGGAGGCCGGCCAGTCGATCGCCGGTCGGGTGGGCGACGAGGAGCTGCTCACTGCCGTGCAGGGGCTGCGGCCCGTCGCCGAGGACGTCGGCCTGACGATGGCCCAGCTCGCGGTCGCCTGGGTCCTGCAGAACGACAACGTCGCCGCGGCGATCATCGGCGCCTCCCGGCCCGAGCAGGTCGCGGAGAACGTCGCCGCGTCCGGGGTGGTCCTCGAGCCGCAGGTCATGGCCCGGATCGACGAGGTCCTCGGGGAGCACGTGGTGCGTGACCCGGGCAAGACCCAGCAGATGGCTCCCACCACGCGCCCGACCTGATCGACCGGCGGGAGCGCGACTAGGACTTTGCTGCCTCGTAGCGCTCCAAGGCCACCGTGCGCTCCTCGGCGTGGTCGACGATGCGCCGCGGGTAGTCATGGTCGTAGCCGCCGTCGTGTTTCCACGGCTCGTGGGCTGCCGCTCCCGGCAGGTGTGCCAGCTCCGGCACCCACCGCCGCACGTAGGCCCCGTCGGGGTCGAAGCGCTGCCCCTGGGTCACCGGGTTGAAGACGCGGAAGTAGGGGGAGGCGTCGGTGCCGGTCCCCGCCACCCACTGCCACCCGTGGTTGTTCGAGGCGAGGTCACCGTCGAGCAGGTGGTCGAGGAAGTGCTGCGCTCCCACCGGCCACCACACGTGCAGGTCCTTGGTGAGGAAGCTCGCCGTGACCATGCGCACGCGGTTGTGCATCCACCCCTCGCCGAGCAGCTGCCGCATGCCCGCGTCGACGAAGGGGAATCCGGTGCGTCCTGCGCGCCAGGCGTCGATGGCGTCCTGCGGCTCGTCGTAGGCCACCGGCAGCGGCCGCAGGTCCTGCCAGGCGGAGTCCGGCTGCGTCAGGAGCACGTCGGCGTAGAACTCCCGCCAGGCGAGCTCGGTGCGG
The DNA window shown above is from Janibacter sp. A1S7 and carries:
- a CDS encoding DEAD/DEAH box helicase → MTTTFADTGVPTVLTSILEKDGITTPTPIQAATLPDSLAGRDVLGRGRTGSGKTLAFVLPMLARLAASKQRPQSKRPRALILAPTRELATQIDEALTPFAKALGMRSRTVFGGVGQNPQVTAIGKGVDVVVACPGRLEDLMNQGHVNLDSIEITILDEADHMADLGFLPAVKRILDKTPRGSQRMLFSATLDGAINQIVKRYLENPKTHEADSAQSPVAKMSHHVLHIQSTQHMQVLTDLVAAPGRKVVFTRTKHRAKRMARQLNAAGVPAVELHGNLSQGARTRSMDAFHSGAAQTLVATDIAARGIHVDDVALVIHADPPVEHKAYLHRSGRTARAGAEGTVVTLMTDEQVRDVRDLTRKAGIKPTTTKVTAGHELLSELAPGERSFPGGFVSAPQQQGGAKGGSGGRGGSGRGGSGRDGNGRGGQGGSGRSERGGAGRNRNQGRGGSGGRGGQSRGSGQGRSGGSRQGNARGGSVVAFSSSSTGRNR
- a CDS encoding acyl-CoA thioesterase; this encodes MTLQEMLDQAATGTVHVQEGWGQGRATYGGLVAGLMHSALRARLPTPAPLRSITVNFVGPVTPGDAAADVQILRSGKSATQGLVTLRQGESVVAAALAAFGAPRESAIRVSSSMAMPQLPEPMTIDPLPYISGATPDFFQHVEMRLADGGVPYSDTTTSHMTGWMRFREAPPTFDERHFVSLADSWPPAVIQMLATPAPGSSMTWTLELVDEVAAEPDTHWAYAVHTDHAAEGYAHTDARIWHPDGRLVAISRQTVSVFG
- a CDS encoding NAD-dependent epimerase/dehydratase family protein: MTLPLRVVLIGAGDLGIRVGTALADAGHHVTGVRRTVSALPEQICGVSADLATDDLPDLPADLLLVALAPDQRDESGYRHTYVEAMRRGLDAVLRAGTPQRAVLISSTSVYGDLPGDLDEDSEPAPATGRAEVLLEAERLFRDMTKGTVLRLSGLYGGTSTRMIDGVRRGENPDPGRWTNRMHRDDASAAIVHLLTRDADPEPLYVGTDDEPSTAGAVRDFLADELGLPRPAPSGSTEPSVRRMINTRLRESGFHLQYPTFREGYRAQLERDS
- a CDS encoding maleylpyruvate isomerase family mycothiol-dependent enzyme; the protein is MTNPDPLTVWDEAAQDLLALVHELSDEEWDRPALPGWTARDVLAHVAHLESEAAGFEQPAGGRVVVEPGRNRPMPTEVTEAGVAARRDRSVEDLLTEFERACVVRREAMTNVDRSDPKAPAPGLAGELGWDLRTWLTNRPIDLWVHEQDIRRATGRPMVTTSAGAAHVAAVMTAAFPAALRKLPAGTSVVAHVTGPQGRVLAARVGEDGRAAPVDPADGSDVTLEMDDATWLRLTGGRIAPADAAVVVTGDADVAAQVLRRLNVTP
- a CDS encoding aldo/keto reductase family protein, translating into MQHRYLGNSGLKISEIAYGNWLTHGSQVEADAAKACVRAALDHGISTFDTADVYANTAAETVLGQALAGERRESLEILTKVYWPTGPKGPNDSGLSAKHIRESIDGSLRRLRTDYVDLYQAHRFDTETPLEETMQAFADVVRSGKALYIGVSEWTADQIRQGHALARELGIRLVSSQPQYSMLWRVIEGEVVPTSQELGLSQVVWSPIAQGILTGKYQPGQPLPEGSRAAHEEAGQSIAGRVGDEELLTAVQGLRPVAEDVGLTMAQLAVAWVLQNDNVAAAIIGASRPEQVAENVAASGVVLEPQVMARIDEVLGEHVVRDPGKTQQMAPTTRPT